The following are encoded in a window of Syngnathus scovelli strain Florida chromosome 4, RoL_Ssco_1.2, whole genome shotgun sequence genomic DNA:
- the mybpc3 gene encoding myosin-binding protein C, cardiac-type, whose amino-acid sequence MHPKVHIISISAFTKKPKTQEAEEGSSVVFEAETEKSDVKVRWQCNTKDLASSNKYEIAANGNKHSLTIKAVTQEDVNTYAVIAGSSKIKFDLKVPSKKETPAEAPVTPSEESSVTQEQQNATPVAAPKEDEATAPTHDAPPSEDGQPPDTRQDLTGLFTEKPKSGEVTVGGNITFVAKVNAESLLKKPTIKWFKGKWMDLASKSGKHLQLKEFYDRNTKVYTFEMHIMEAKANFAGAYRCEVLSRDKFDSCNFQLTVHEACATEGFDIRAAFRRTSDAAMKRSGTSTSSTEGKEDSGELDFSTLLKKRAVQMSTEPDVDIWDILSHAPASEYEKIAFQHGITDLRGMLKRLKKMKKEEKKSAAFLKKLDPAYQVTKGHKIKLAVEVANPDVDVKWLKNGQEIHLTGRYIFESVGNMRYLTINHCSLADDAAYCCVVGEEKCTTELFVKEPPVVIVKNLEDQMVMKGERVELQCEVSEEGANVKWEKDGVELTRDESFKYRFKKDGCKHILIINEATKEDCGHYKVKTNGGESVAELMVQEKELEVYQSIADLTVKAKDQAVFKCEVSDENVRGTWYKNGVEVKSDARINITHIGRIHKLTIDNVKPEDEADYTFEPDGYAFNLSAKLNFMEVKIDFVPRQDPPKIHLDCRGHTAESTIVVVTGNKLRLDVPITGDPAPTVVWTKGGKVITEGDGRVHVETTKGHCIFTIEGAERQDEGIYSVVVRNPAGEDTADINVKVVDVPDPPQAPKILSVGEDSCVVQWDPPLFDGGQPVIGYVLERKKKKSYRWMRLNFDPYTETTYEAKRMIEGVEYEMRVYAVNGIGMSRHSPASQPFVPVAPTSEPIGLCVDDISDTSITLKWRAPERIGSADLEGYGVEYCKEGTDEWIPAIQGLTERTSLTIRELTTGDKLQFRVRAYNMAGPSAAAILAQPVTIREIMQRPKIWLPRNLRQTLIKKVGDTVNLVIPFQGKPRPKVTWSKDGQPLNSAHVSIRNSDTDTILFIRKSERNHSGQYDLHVQIENVEDKAKVMLQIVDVPGPPEALKVLDVWGFNVALDWKAPRDDGNCEIAGYCIQKADKKTMEWFTVFDQYRRTSCVVSDLIMGNEYVFRVFAINMVGHSPDACNTKDSIYIQKTGIEWKPATYKDLDFSQAPKFTHPLVNRSVIAGYNATLSCSVSGIPKPKVTWYKNKMDITNEAKYRMLSKHGVLTLEIRKPCPFDGGVYMCKAVNASGEDIAECKLEVRPQIGKEEKK is encoded by the exons TTTCAGCTTTTACCAAGAAGCCAAAGACACAGGAAGCAGAAGAAGGGTCCTCCGTGGTCTTTGAAGCAGAAACCGAGAAGTCTGATGTTAAAGTTAGATGGCAGTGCAACACAAAGGATCTTGCCAGCAGCAATAAATACGAGATCGCAGCCAATGGAAACAAGCATTCCCTCACGATAAAAGCCGTTACCCAGGAAGATGTCAATACCTATGCTGTGATTGCAGGGAGTTCAAAGATCAAGTTTGATCTGAAAGTACCATCTAAGAAAG AAACTCCAGCTGAGGCTCCTGTTACTCCATCGGAAGAGTCGAGTGTAACACAAGAGCAGCAGAACGCTACACCTGTGGCCGCACCAAAAGAAGATGAGGCCACTGCCCCAACACATGATGCCCCTCCATCAGAGG ATGGACAGCCTCCAGACACCAGACAGGACCTCACTGGCCTCTTCACAGAGAAACCCAAAAGTGGAGAGGTGACTGTCG GTGGAAACATCACATTTGTGGCTAAAGTCAATGCTGAATCGCTGCTGAAGAAACCAACCATCAAATGGTTTAAAGGGAAGTGGATGGACCTGGCCAGTAAATCTGGAAAACACCTGCAGCTGAAGGAGTTCTATGACCGTAACACCAAA GTTTATACATTTGAGATGCACATCATGGAAGCCAAGGCTAACTTTGCAGGAGCTTACAGATGTGAAGTTTTGTCCAGAGACAAGTTTGACAGTTGTAATTTCCAACTCACTGTACATG AGGCTTGTGCTACCGAAGGTTTTGACATAAGAGCAGCTTTTCGACGCAC GAGTGACGCCGCAATGAAGAGAAGTGGAACATCAACAAG TAGCACTGAAGGAAAAGAAGACTCGGGAGAACTGGACTTCAGCACATTGTTAAAGAAGAG agccgtgCAGATGAGCACAGAGCCTGATGTGGATATTTGGGATATTCTCAGCCATGCTCCTGCCTCGGAATATGAAAAAATTGCTTTTCAGCATGGCATCACTGATTTGAGGGGCATGCTCAAAAGACTAAAGAAGATGAagaaggaggagaaaaaaagtgcAG CTTTCCTGAAGAAGCTAGATCCTGCCTACCAAGTGACAAAGggacataaaataaaattagcagTTGAGGTAGCTAATCCAGATGTTGATGTCAAATGGCTGAAGAACGGACAAGAAATACATCTAACTGGAAG GTACATTTTTGAGAGTGTGGGAAACATGCGCTACCTCACCATCAACCACTGCTCATTGGCTGACGATGCGGCCTACTGCTGTGTAGTGGGAGAGGAGAAATGCACCACAGAGCTTTTTGTTAAAG AGCCTCCTGTTGTGATTGTGAAGAACCTGGAGGATCAGATGGTCATGAAGGGTGAACGAGTGGAGTTACAGTGTGAGGTCTCGGAGGAGGGCGCAAATGTGAAATG GGAGAAGGACGGTGTGGAACTAACTCGAGATGAATCATTCAAGTATCGCTTCAAGAAAGATGGCTGCAAGCATATTCTGATCATAAATGAGGCCACAAAAGAAGACTGCGGCCATTACAAGGTCAAAACTAATGGCGGCGAGTCTGTGGCTGAGCTCATGGTGCAGG AGAAAGAGCTGGAAGTCTACCAGAGCATCGCTGACCTCACAGTGAAGGCGAAGGATCAGGCGGTATTCAAGTGTGAGGTGTCGGATGAGAATGTGAGAGGAACTTGGTACAAGAATGGAGTGGAAGTCAAGTCAGATGCCAGAATAAACATCACACATATTGGCAG GATTCACAAATTGACAATTGACAATGTCAAACCTGAGGATGAGGCAGACTACACATTTGAACCAGATGGCTACGCTTTCAACCTCTCAGCAAAACTCAATTTCATGG AGGTGAAGATTGACTTTGTGCCACGCCAAG ACCCTCCTAAGATCCACCTGGACTGTAGAGGCCACACAGCTGAGTCTACCATCGTAGTGGTGACTGGCAATAAACTTCGCCTGGATGTCCCTATCACTGGAGACCCTGCTCCCACTGTTGTTTGGACCAAAGGAGGGAAG GTCATCACTGAGGGAGATGGCCGAGTCCATGTGGAAACCACCAAAGGCCATTGTATTTTCACTATTGAAGGGGCTGAGAGACAGGATGAAGGAATCTATTCAGTTGTGGTTCGTAACCCTGCTGGGGAAGATACTGCTGATATCAATGTGAAGGTTGTTG atGTTCCAGATCCTCCTCAAGCTCCCAAAATTCTCAGCGTGGGAGAAGACTCCTGTGTTGTCCAGTGGGATCCTCCTCTATTTGATGGAGGACAGCCGGTTATTG GATACGTATTGGAgcgaaagaaaaagaagagctATCGGTGGATGAGATTGAACTTTGACCCATACACTGAAACAACCTACGAGGCAAAAAGGATGATTGAAGGAGTGGAATATGAAATGCGAGTCTACGCTGTCAATGGCATTGGCATGTCTCGTCACAGTCCGGCTTCACAACCTTTTGTGCCTGTTG CCCCGACAAGTGAGCCCATTGGACTGTGCGTGGACGACATTAGTGACACCTCCATCACACTCAAGTGGCGAGCGCCTGAAAGGATCGGCTCAGCTGACCTGGAGGGCTATGGGGTCGAGTACTGCAAAGAGGGCA CAGATGAGTGGATACCAGCCATTCAGGGTTTGACCGAGAGGACCTCACTGACAATCAGAGAGCTTACTACAGGAGACAAGCTGCAGTTTCGTGTGCGGGCATACAACATGGCCGGCCCAAGTGCAGCCGCCATCCTAGCTCAGCCCGTTACCATCAGAGAGATCATGC AACGGCCTAAAATTTGGCTTCCTCGAAATCTCCGTCAGACTCTGATCAAGAAAGTTGGAGACACTGTCAACCTTGTGATTCCATTTCAG GGTAAACCCAGGCCTAAGGTTACATGGAGTAAAGATGGGCAGCCGCTAAACTCTGCACACGTCAGCATAAGAAATAGTGACACCGACACGATCCTATTCATCCGCAAGTCTGAAAGGAATCACTCGGGGCAGTATGATCTCCACGTGCAGATAGAGAACGTGGAAGACAAGGCCAAGGTCATGCTGCAAATAGTTG ATGTCCCAGGACCTCCTGAGGCCCTGAAGGTTTTGGATGTCTGGGGCTTCAATGTCGCCCTCGACTGGAAGGCTCCTAGAGACGATGGAAACTGCGAAATAGCTGGTTACTGCATTCAGAAAGCTGACAAAAAGACCATG GAATGGTTCACAGTTTTCGATCAGTACCGCAGAACCAGCTGTGTTGTTTCCGACCTCATCATGGGTAATGAATATGTCTTTCGAGTCTTTGCCATCAACATGGTGGGTCATAGCCCAGATGCCTGCAACACAAAAGACAGCATCTACATCCAGAAAACCG GGATAGAGTGGAAGCCTGCCACCTACAAGGATCTTGACTTCTCACAGGCTCCTAAGTTCACGCATCCATTAGTGAACCGTTCGGTCATAGCAGGGTACAATGCCACTCTTAGCTGCTCCGTCAGCGGCATCCCCAAG CCAAAAGTGACCTGGTACAAAAACAAGATGGACATCACAAATGAAGCCAAATACAGGATGCTCAGTAAGCACGGAGTGCTGACCTTGGAAATTCGAAAGCCTTGTCCATTCGATGGAGGGGTGTACATGTGCAAAGCAGTCAATGCTAGCGGGGAAGACATTGCGGAGTGTAAGCTGGAGGTTCGCC CTCAAAttggaaaagaagaaaagaagtaA